The window CCCAGCAGAAGGAGCGAGAGCGGAACGACTCCCGCGCCGGCGATCCACCCGAAGACGGCCACCCATGCGTTCAGCCGGCCGACGATCCACAGCCCGACCACGAGCACGGCGCCGATCCCGACGAGGATGATCGTCAGGCCGATCCCGCCGAACCGCTTGAACACCGTCGCACCCCAGAATCCCGCGGTGAAGGTGAACATCGCCGCCGCGAACACCGAGAGCGCAGCGCCCAGGGGGCCGGCGGTCCATGTCCAGTCGGTGTAGAACATCCACCCGTTCAGTCCCCAGCCGTTCGTGGCCTCCTCGAGCATGCCGCCGAGCGTGAAGATGACAGCCAGCAGCGCAGCACTCATCGCCGCGGTCAGATACGTGCCGAAGAAGAACTCGCGGCGGGTCACGCTCATGGCCTGCGAGAACGGGAACGTCAGTGTTAGCGACTGCAGACCCACGGCGAACAGGTACCAGATCAGCGCCTGCGCGCCACCCGAGTACTTCGGACCGCCGTAGGGGATCATCAGCCAGATCGCCATCGAGAACACGAACACGCCGCCGAGGATCAGCAGGGGGATCCATCCGAACGTCATGCGGTTGATCAACTGCATGCGCACCACATTGAAGATGCGGCCGCGCGCAACGGCCGGTGTGATGGTGGTCATCGCAGTACTCCTTCCTCGCGGCGCGTTTCGGCCGCGTGCTGCGTCATTCGCACGATCAGCTGCTGGAGCGAGACCGGGGTGGCGTCGAGACCGGATGCCGCGAGTCGGCGACGGTCGCCGTCGTCAAGCGGGCCCAACACAGTGACCGAGGTGACACGACCGAGTGACTCACGGTGGATCACCTCACGGCCGGCGACGAAGTCCTCGACGGCCGCGGCCTCGCCGACGATCGTCGCGGCGCGCCCGCGCACCTCGTCGGTGGTCTCGTCCATCACGATGCGGCCCTGGTCGATCACCAGTACCCGCTCGATGAGGTTCGCGACTTCGTCGATGAGGTGGCTGGAGAGCACTATCGTCCGCGGGTATTCGGCATAATCGGCGAGCAGGCGATCGTAGAAGATCTGCCGGGCCACGGCATCCAACCCCAGATACGGCTCGTCGAAGAACGTGATCTCAGCACGCGATGCGACTCCGATGATCACCCCCACGGCCGACAGCTGTCCGCGTGAGAGCTTCTTGATGCGGCGGTTCATGGGCAGTTGAAACTCGGCGACGAGCTGGTCGCACAGCTCTTGGTTCCAGTTCGGAAAGAACAGGCGTGCCGTGGCGAAAGCGTGCGGCGGCTTCGCGTCGTCGGGGTAGCGCTGACTCTCACGCACGAAGCACATGCGCGGCAGCACGCGGGCGTTCTCGTATGGGTGCTCGCCGAACACGCGCACATCGCCCGTCGTGGCGAAATTCTGCGCGGTCAGGATCGACATGACGGTGGTCTTGCCGGCGCCGTTGCGGCCCAGCAGCCCATAGATGACGTCCTTCTCGACGGTGAAGCCGACGTCGTCGACGGCGACGGTGTCGCCGTATCGCTTGGTGAGGTGTTCCACCTCGATGACGCTGGTCACAGCGTTCTCCCTCCGGTGGTGGTGGTGTGGGCGGCGGCGCGTTCACGGATGAGCGCCCGCAAGTCATCGGCGTCGAGCCCGATCTTGGCCGCTTCGGCCAGCAGCGGGTCGACATAGCGATCGGCGAACGCCGTGCGCCGCTCGTCGAGCAGCAGCCGGCGCGCGCCCGGGGCGACGAACATGCCGATTCCGCGGCGCTTGTACAACACGCCCTTGTCGACGAGCATGTTCACTCCCTTCGCGGCAGTGGCGGGGTTGATGCGATGGAACGCGGCGAGTTCATTCGTCGACGGAGCCTGGGCCTCTTCGGCCAGGCCGCCGTCGATGATGGCGTCTTCGACACTCTCCGCGATCTGCAAGAAGAGTGCCCTGCCGTCCTCGATCACATCGTCCCCTTGGTTTCTGGGTTACTTACTCAACTAATTAACCACTGGACCGGGCAGATGTCAAGAGTGGATGCTGCGCCGGAATGGCGTGCGCGAAGCGGAGCAGAAAGATCCCGAACCGTGCTCGGGTTGCAGGCTTCTAATACTTTGCGTAACGTTGATAGAAGGGCCTTGTGCCCTGACGACCAGTCCGCGGCCGTGTCGTCTGCCCTGAGGGCGTTCTGATGCGGGCGTATGGTCGGCGGTCTGTGCGATGGACCCGATGTGCATCGCGGACGTGCTCTGCCGCGCGGCATCCAACGGTGAATGCTGAGCAGGGCACCGATGATCGTCACCCGGGCGTAACCGATGCAGCTGCCGCATGCGGCGGCTGCCGAGGCCAAGCAAAGTGACCATCCCACCAGCAGTCGAGGCCAAGGGCCTCTATAAAGTGTTCGGG is drawn from Microbacterium protaetiae and contains these coding sequences:
- a CDS encoding ABC transporter ATP-binding protein, with amino-acid sequence MTSVIEVEHLTKRYGDTVAVDDVGFTVEKDVIYGLLGRNGAGKTTVMSILTAQNFATTGDVRVFGEHPYENARVLPRMCFVRESQRYPDDAKPPHAFATARLFFPNWNQELCDQLVAEFQLPMNRRIKKLSRGQLSAVGVIIGVASRAEITFFDEPYLGLDAVARQIFYDRLLADYAEYPRTIVLSSHLIDEVANLIERVLVIDQGRIVMDETTDEVRGRAATIVGEAAAVEDFVAGREVIHRESLGRVTSVTVLGPLDDGDRRRLAASGLDATPVSLQQLIVRMTQHAAETRREEGVLR
- a CDS encoding GntR family transcriptional regulator gives rise to the protein MIEDGRALFLQIAESVEDAIIDGGLAEEAQAPSTNELAAFHRINPATAAKGVNMLVDKGVLYKRRGIGMFVAPGARRLLLDERRTAFADRYVDPLLAEAAKIGLDADDLRALIRERAAAHTTTTGGRTL